ATTCTTCTTTTCTTACTACTTcttcttatttttattatactagcaaaaatgcccgtgcgttgcaacgggtgaaaaaattctaatgataatatacgtttttcatgaataatcatgtcaatggcaatgtttgtattttaatgagcggcttgtttttttaccaacggtgtttttttcttgcgcgattttctcaaaccattcagAAATGACGCATTTCTTTCTAAAAGTTTTTTTCTAAcatgttttttgcttttttatttacaacgaaaaccatatttttctccattttttgcttttcttttctcgtgtgtttttgcctttttttgccAATTATTTTCTCGCGTGTtttctttgcttgttttttttcaaatgttctttttttgctttttttaaaaacagGAGAATATAGACGAAATAAAAGCCGTGTAGTAGGTggcaaaaaatcgatggatcctatccgactcagagcgatttttttaatagacggtgTATTTTTCTTGCGCGGTTTTTTGAAACCATTTGTTAAAATGGCgcgttttttctgacagttttttcctcgcatgttttattttttaaaaaagttaccGACGATGGAAATAATTTTCCTCGtgcgtttttttatttttttttatggaagatggaaaacctttttagcgtgtttttttttgcgctttttctgacttttttccACGCGTTTGTTTGAACCGTTTTTATTCTCTCGTGCATTTTTCTATCTTTGAATAGTTAGATtatattagagatagagaagagatatatattgattagaaatttcgccctttccattttttttcttgtgtgcattttttattttatacgaacaagcgttttattttttacgaaccattattttcgccactttcttagggaatcggacaaacttttttagatttttttcggtttttttcgCCTTCATAGGAATCCGactttttttcctgtttttaaAGGAATCGAACCTAgcatttttttcacttttttttttgccttttataggaatcagattttttttttgttcatagcTACAGTTTTTTTTGCCACGTAGGGGAAACGgaacttttgttttgttgttgttttttttttttgcagctttcctttttctctttatgcacctttttgcttttgttctctctcttttattattatttttaacaaaaacggcctcaagtaccttattgcaagattatagggactcaaatgtaaatataaaaattacagggactcaaaagcaaaagtacaaacccaaaaattaaaatcatataaaaatggaatgctctcgacctGTAGGTTCCGTTTTATTAAACAGATCTTTAATCCGGCCCATCATTTTGTTTCACCAAGATGTGTGAGATATCACGGTATAGATTAAGAATCGGATCTatagtcggacttttttttcgtttctgagAGGGAATTTTTTACAGACGAAGGAAacatcttttattattttttaagtagtagagacagagatagagataaagattttttttcactttttgacACGGAATCGGATtattttttcgccctttttttaaACGGACAGTTACGGTTTTCTTTCTCGCTCGTCCGGTTTTTTCGCTCGTCCGTTTTTTTTCGGGCGGTTTTTTTGTCGCCTTTTTTTTCAcggaatcggactttttttcccttttttacgGACAGTTACGGTTTTTTTCTTTCGGTTTTTTCTGCCGGTTTTTTGccgccctttttttttcatggaatcGAAATTTTTTTTCGCCTGACAGTTACGgtttttttgcccggtttttttcCTCGCTCTCCTGGTTTTTTTTCGtcggtttttttttacggacgatggaagcatctcttattttttaagtagtagagatagagaagagattaATTATTATCGATCGGCACGGATCGATATAAATATCATATCTGAGCAACAAGGTTGTCGGATTTGATTTCAATTCGGTTCGGGGAGCAGTAGGTTTGATCTGATCTTTCATGGGGAAAAAGAGGTCACTATTTCCATTCAGAATCGGATTTGATTTAATTCCAAGATAAACAAAGCCAGCCTGTACGTATCAACTTATGTATCCCACAGATCGTTACTATACTCAACTCTGAATCAGGTCAGACCAACATCAACCTTGGAACAATTAAACTCCACGATTTCCAGCAAGAAAAATGTTAGTTTCCTAGTTCAAGATTCTCACACTCGATTTCCACCGTattcatgcatgatgcatcagCAGCTCGATCTGCTGGTCTCAAAAAAGCAAAATCAAGCTCATCTCACAATATAAGGTCATACATATATTATATGGAACATTGTCCCGAGCTTAATTTGCATCTACTGCATgcatcacacacacacagacagacagacagatgACCATTTCCAACCACATTCTGCAGCCTGCAAAGGTGATTAGCATTTGAGAACTTAATCTGGCAAAATGATCTGGTAGAGTCCACGGAAGGAAAGCTTGTCAACTTTTCCCAACCCATCAATCCCAAACCGCTTCCCTTCACTATTCTGGATCATAACATGCTCACGGTAGAGTAGCGGCTCAGTACTGTTACTTGTGCCACTGGCAGCAGAGGCCATTGGCTCTCGATGTCGTCCATCACCAATAACCATAACGGCATGGGAAACCGGCAGATTGGACTTGGCATGGATGTATGGCACTCTCTTATCATAGCTGTAGATCTCTCCCGGCTTCAAGTAGAAGTAGTTTCGCGACACACGGAAATGTCCTACCATTATATTTCCGGCCTCTAGGAGACATCTTACCTTTTGTGGTTCATTGATGCCAACCTTCTCATATGATGCGATTTTGAAGAGTCGGTCCTGCAAAAGCTTGCTCTAGTTAAGGGTAAAGTGCAGGTACATACAATCATACATAATAGGAATTCAAGATTAGGAACATAACACAAATTAATATAACCCACTAGTATTGCTCCCATAATGCATAATGCCGTGTGTCCAGCATGACAGCAAACAGATActcctaaatatatatatatagagagagagagagagagacagagagagaggcCAGTCTCCTTTAAATTTGCAGTACTGCAAAACAAAACACTAGTGTGCAAGCTGCAGAGGTTGCAAGCTTAACATCTCCTGTTTGCAACAACTGTCTATGATGTCTATCCACTCTTTCTTCACTAACCCATCTTCCTAGCATACCCTTCTTGACAACTTTTTTTGTAACTTTGTTGGTTAATACTATATATGGTCTGGTAAGAGAGTGTGTGCGCACTCAGAGTCTAAACACAGTTGCTTAAGGTTAGCTAGTTTATCCTTACTATTCAGTTATAGAATTGATACTTGTACTTCTGGATTAAAAAAGGATATCACTTGCTACACAAACCCACCTCTTGACCATGTGCCCCTGCTGAAACTCAAGATCAGCAAATGCTAATGAACTGACGACCGTTAAGCCCTGTAAGGTCCAGGACAAGAGGTAATCCTAAGTTCCTAACACTTGATTGTACATATTCCTTCATCACAAACATTATAACATCACTGTGATCTCAGAGGTAATGCACAAATCAGCTCTACATAATTTCAGTTGTCCTACCATAAGAGAGAGCATCTTAATGGGTAGACCTGTTAAACACAGGTTATGTGAGAAACCATCCTATGAACCTGAACTTTCAGAGCAAGCCTTGAATTTGCTTAATCACCACAGCTCAGCTGAGTAAAACAGGTAAAATATTCTAGAAAGTGTTCTTGCAAGGATCCCATTTCCCCTGATATTCTAAATTTACCAACACAAAACTAGCATTGTTGTAGAGCAAGAGTAAAGTGAAAATCAGAACTCATATGCCAAGGTCTGAGTAAACTGGCATTGTTGTTATGAGTGTGCAATGAAGTATCGACTCATCTTTGATCAACGGAATCACACAATGGAGCATTTCATATAAAGCAAATtatgtttttagaaaatatataaagCAAATTGATAAGTATTGGCTTATCAAACATTTTGACTGAGCCATACAGGCTAGCTTATGAAACTGTCCATGGCAATGGCATACTAAAAGAGTAATAAAAGATCTGAAAGAGAATCTCACCTCAGGGTCAACTTTGTCACGGCCTATGACACCATCATCTTTTAGAATTTTCAGGGCAGTTTCCACTCGATGCGTGCCCCTTTTCTTGCACTCCTCAGATGCAAACTCTTCAGCAACCGTATGCTCGTACCGAGTCTTTAGGTCATTCAGCGACAAACTCCATGTGAAATCCTGTGGAGGATTTAAGCATGAGAACTGAAATTTGTTTAATGATTCAACCGTCCCTAAGCATGCCTGAAAAGAACAAGTATCTGCATGCAAAAAGTAGTTGAAAAGTTATTCACTTATTCAGCTGAAAAGAATTACAAGaaagtaaaaatataaaaaggttATCTAATATATCATAACCATCGCAGTCGCAAAGATAAGTATATCGTACCAGGAGCACCCTTTTGATCTCGAAGGGGAGCCAGGATGTATTTTGTATTGTTGGGTCTTCCTGCCCATGTAAATTCTTCCCCTTGCTGTGAAAGTTCGATATTTCTTGTTCATATATACTAAGAacacattatctaaaaaatatatattaagaaCAAATGAGGAGCATAAGAATTATTGGAGCTATATTTATATACTTGTCTCTCCAAGTGGAACAACATTGTGGTGGTTTTGAAACATTTCAAGTCATTCTATATGCAATATAATTAAATCGTTTTAAATAATCAGAAGCTTGTGTTGTGGACTCGTTTGTGGGCCACCAGTGCCAGTGAGGGCCCACATCAACTGAATGCTAATGTGGAGAAAGCCATGGCAATGCAGGATTCTTGTCATCAGTTGTAAAGGAACTCTAAGCAAGATAACTCAATTTATTAAGATGTTTTCCTTGGTGTGCAACTGTGCATGACATTTTCCTTAGCTACCTTGTTTGGAAGTGCAGAGGCAGTGGGTATATCTTTGTCCCGGTCATTCAACTGACTCATAACCTTAGACAACACATTGCTGTTCAATGTCGCAACACGGTGTAGATTTTTTGCATATCCAATTAACTTCTTCCATAAATCTTCACTCGCAATCAGATTTTTACCTTCTCCAATAATCCACAGGCAGtatctagagaaaaaaaagacagtCAATGAACATTTCTAGTTAGTCAGAAGAGAAAATTGACAGGCATAACAGTAAAACATACCTTGATCTTGAAAAAGCTACATTCATTTTGCTGCCCTCGAGAAGCTCTGCTTTTTCATCGGAAACTGATGACAGGATTACCACATCATACCATTTCTCATGCAAATTACCGAGAGAGTTAACTTCTATATTAATTCTGTCGTGGCTTTCATATTTGATGCCTAACAGATTTCTCAGTGCATCCATTCGGTTGTTGTATAGACAAATTATTCCAACATTGATCTTTCCTATGGCATTTGTCCGACCTGCAATGAAAAAAGGAGGTGAATGAATCATATATGAAACACATATAGTTCCCCGAGCATAACATAATCTTGGTGAAAACGCAATGGTAAAATGTattcctttcctttcttttgacaaaaaaaaaaggcagcatatacgatttttcaaaaaaagatgGTACTTGTAGAGAAGAAAAGAATGTATACCTTTGCAAAGAAACTGAAGCAAGAACATGATTACAGAAGACTCCACAAAGCCTTTTCCTTTGCCTGTCAACTCATCCACACCACTTATGTCAAAGAACCCATAAGCAGGGACTGGAAATTCTTTTAGGAGCTTATTGTAGTCATCAGACTTGACTGTTGAGTCATCCTCCAATCTACCCTCATAGAAATTTTCACTCACGAATTGACTAATCGAAGGATCCATCATATACTGTTTAGTGAGTCTCTTATTTTCAGAAGAAGAGTGCATCAATCGTTGAAAAAGGCTTGAAGCGTATCCAGCTTCTTTACAAACCTACAACAATTTACCAAGCAAAAAGTCATTTGGGTGTGTAAACATGGTATTGACTCAACTAAATCTGAGCATCACAGTCGTGCATCACAAAAAGTAAATCTAGATTTgccatgaaaaataaaaaacaaattgcaGAAACACAATTCTACTAATACGATTTCAGTTAACAGAAACACATGATTCTACCCTTAAGAAAGGAATGTATCAAATACCTCACTTTTCACCATGGGCTGCAAATGGAGATGATCCCCAAACATCACAATATGTCTTGGTGAAAATGACAGTGGAATAAGCATGTCGATCTCTTTTATTTGTGCAGCATCATCAACCAATAAAATATCGATGGTATCCAACTTTAACTCATGTAGCTGAGAGGAACAGACTGGAGTACAAATGATAATGCGGCTATGTCTAATGCAGAATTCCTCAAGATCCTTTCTATCATCCAGTTGTGGCAATTCAATTGAGTTGATAACAACCTCTATCAACCCAAGACAAGTCATCCGGATTTCATTCAACTCTGCAACATTGCATCCTACCTCCTCCCAGGAAAAATCAATACCAGATGCAAGCCCAAATTCCTTTTCAACACCAGACTGTGTTATATCACTATTCTTAATGCGATCCTCCAAATGTGATAGGCCGCTCAACAATTTGTTTAAGATCTCAATGTTATAGTTCGACAATAATATATCTGACAGGCTGTCAATCAAAATCCGTGAACATTTTTCTACATCTATAGCAAGTGCACAAACTTTCTCTTTAAAAGAACTGAAGGAGAAAACAGCTAGCTTGCTTTTGCTACAGATAGTACATCCATCGTGATCGCATTTTTCCTTGCAGTATGGTTTTAATCCCAAAACAAAACCTAATTCTTTCACAAAACTTCTCCATAAAAATATGCAGCAATAGAGCGCTTGCGCTCTATTTTCCAAATTCATTTCATGAAATTTGTTGCAATTCTTTATGCTTTCAGAGTTACTCAGCCTATTGAGAACAACAATGCCTCTAAAGTCGAATGATGGATCAACTTTCTGTAAACTCTGAAGAAATATATGAATGTCTCTTTTCTTTGGAACACACACTAATATTCTTAATCTCAAATTCAGCATACAAATAGCTAAACCGGCAGCTAATCGGGTCTTTCCTGTACCTGGAGGCCCCCATACAAGATCAACTGAATGGTTGTGGTGACAACCTACTTTCGACATAATGCATGTCATTGCACATTGCTGCTCTTCGTTGTATTTTTCGAGATAACTAGAATCTTCAATTCCAAATGCACATAACTCAGCACATGCGCATGTTTTTTTGCACTGCAaacaaaaaattcaaaaatatatcAGTGTTAAAGCAAACAACAATGATACTTCAGGAAGAGAACAATTTACTATCTTTTTACCTTCTCATTGCGTCTTATAATGGAATTGATAATACCACATCTGCCAGATGACATTGTGACCATTGCCTTCGATATGTTCAAATTATCCATAATGTTagtaagaaaacaaatatatctGATTGATTCTAAATCAGTGTTTTTCTGATTTTCTGAAACTAACATCTTGAAGCTTCTTTGAAACTGATTATCACAGCCAACATCTGTGGCAATACCAAAACAACCTGATAACTGACCCCTTAATGGTTGAGTACTAAGAAAAAACAGATCCCCATCTTTCACAACATGCTGACAGTTATCAATTCCATAAAGATCAATATCAATGTAATAGATGGAAGGTGGCCCAGCAAACGACACAACAAAATCACGAAAGCATTGAGTAGTCTCAACTTTCAACAAGCTAGACTTGATGGTTATACGAACTTCTTCCATTAGCAGATTTGAGTGTACATCCAAATAATGCTGAAGCCCTTTAAACTTGGTTGGTACTTTCTGAACCTAATTCACAGAGACATTTCAAGCTTAAGCAACACAAACATTTACGTTTACATGAGGAACTAAATAACAAGGATTAAGTTAATTGATCAATTTTTGCCATTTAAGAGATGTACAGGGAGCAAACAAAAAAGATTAAGATGAGCTAGCCACGTTTGTGTTATTCAACAGGAAATGTGCAAAGTAAGGTACAATACATGAGCTAAATTCCAATGATAGAAAAGATCTCTCATTCAAAATACATAGGCAAATGCGTACCTCATTATCCAATAATATATCCTGGATAGTCCATGACAAAACAGTTTTTGATAAAAGAGACATGTTATTAGCGTCTCCTCCATCAGCATCATCTCGACTACTGTCGTCAATGTCAACCCCAGTTGCCTTGTTACGGCACGGAGCATCCCCAAAAGCAGGACCTTTCTCCTCTATGTTGTTGCTTACACTCTTGTCCAGCTGCAATGCAATATCCCTCATTCAGTGCCTCAAAATCAAACTCCCGAAATGGTTGTCTAATCGGAATAAAAGTTCACCTTGGTGGTCGTCACGGCGCGTGGCGAGCTCTGCGCCGTCGCTGGCCCACCCGGCGCGCTCTGCGCAGGCACCGTGCGTCGTGGCGAGCCCCCCTGCGGcacagtcgccgccgtcgctggcgcgcgcggcgcgccctGCACCGACGTCGCTGCCGCTGGTGGCGCGCCCTgcctcggcgccgtcgccgccccgcctggcgcgcttcctcctcctcccgagacgggccctcctccgcctccgccttggCCACCAgccgcggtcggcggcggcgacgcggcgcgtgGTGCTGGGCTCCCACCATCGGCGCCACCGCCTGCACCCGACGAcgcttctccggcgacggcatGGCTGCTCGTCCCGGCGTCTTCGTCCCGCGTGCTGTCGCACCAGCAGCACCCactttctttttccccttccgCCGCTGTTTCGGGCCCATCCCGGGCTtctaccggcggcgaggggtacggtcgagccggcggcggggcctccGCTTCCGGGGCATGAGCTTGTCAAGTGCaaaaaggaggaggaaggagactGTGTGATGTAGAGCAGCTCACGAGCTGTccaacttcttttttttcttttcttttcatttttcagcCCAAATCACTTTAAACAGAGTATTCATAATTACTCGATCCGTTTCgagttataagatgtttttaatttggtaatatttacaataccaaattatttttattaaattaataattaaatatatttttataataaatttatcttggatcaaaaatattacttatttttttctataaacttagtcaaactttaaatagtttgactttgaccaaagtttaAACATGTTATAACGTGAAACGGAGAGTAAGTGTTAGGACACACAAGCATATTAGTATGTTCTTCCTTTGTcttaaaattgatttattttttaagtaaatctTATCATAATCAATCACcttcaatttaaaattatctcTATTCTACCCCCAACCTAGTATTATATATAGTTATTTTTCCTAAATTTTAATGTTTGCTAAATAATCTAAAACAACAACTAGTAAGTATATTGGAACTGGGTAGCGTTTGCCTtctcgtagctagctagcttggtcAGAGGCTCGTTGTCAAGAATAATGAGCAACTGATCGTTTGACACGATACAACGATACTCCTACTCCTACATGAAGTAGCGGCGCAAAATCCGAGACATGAAGCAAAGCTACTGTGtgcctagctagcttagctctgCAGAATGCTGAAACCGACCGAGCACATCCGATCCAGTCAAGGCGTGAATATATCGTCTCGGCTGCAGAA
The nucleotide sequence above comes from Oryza glaberrima chromosome 11, OglaRS2, whole genome shotgun sequence. Encoded proteins:
- the LOC127755839 gene encoding uncharacterized protein LOC127755839, coding for MKTHAPEAEAPPPARPYPSPPVEARDGPETAAEGEKESGCCWCDSTRDEDAGTSSHAVAGEASSGAGGGADGGSPAPRAASPPPTAAGGQGGGGGGPVSGGGGSAPGGAATAPRQGAPPAAATSVQGAPRAPATAATVPQGGSPRRTVPAQSAPGGPATAQSSPRAVTTTKLDKSVSNNIEEKGPAFGDAPCRNKATGVDIDDSSRDDADGGDANNMSLLSKTVLSWTIQDILLDNEVQKVPTKFKGLQHYLDVHSNLLMEEVRITIKSSLLKVETTQCFRDFVVSFAGPPSIYYIDIDLYGIDNCQHVVKDGDLFFLSTQPLRGQLSGCFGIATDVGCDNQFQRSFKMLVSENQKNTDLESIRYICFLTNIMDNLNISKAMVTMSSGRCGIINSIIRRNEKCKKTCACAELCAFGIEDSSYLEKYNEEQQCAMTCIMSKVGCHHNHSVDLVWGPPGTGKTRLAAGLAICMLNLRLRILVCVPKKRDIHIFLQSLQKVDPSFDFRGIVVLNRLSNSESIKNCNKFHEMNLENRAQALYCCIFLWRSFVKELGFVLGLKPYCKEKCDHDGCTICSKSKLAVFSFSSFKEKVCALAIDVEKCSRILIDSLSDILLSNYNIEILNKLLSGLSHLEDRIKNSDITQSGVEKEFGLASGIDFSWEEVGCNVAELNEIRMTCLGLIEVVINSIELPQLDDRKDLEEFCIRHSRIIICTPVCSSQLHELKLDTIDILLVDDAAQIKEIDMLIPLSFSPRHIVMFGDHLHLQPMVKSEVCKEAGYASSLFQRLMHSSSENKRLTKQYMMDPSISQFVSENFYEGRLEDDSTVKSDDYNKLLKEFPVPAYGFFDISGVDELTGKGKGFVESSVIMFLLQFLCKGRTNAIGKINVGIICLYNNRMDALRNLLGIKYESHDRINIEVNSLGNLHEKWYDVVILSSVSDEKAELLEGSKMNVAFSRSRYCLWIIGEGKNLIASEDLWKKLIGYAKNLHRVATLNSNVLSKVMSQLNDRDKDIPTASALPNKQGEEFTWAGRPNNTKYILAPLRDQKGAPDTCSFQACLGTVESLNKFQFSCLNPPQDFTWSLSLNDLKTRYEHTVAEEFASEECKKRGTHRVETALKILKDDGVIGRDKVDPEDRLFKIASYEKVGINEPQKVRCLLEAGNIMVGHFRVSRNYFYLKPGEIYSYDKRVPYIHAKSNLPVSHAVMVIGDGRHREPMASAASGTSNSTEPLLYREHVMIQNSEGKRFGIDGLGKVDKLSFRGLYQIILPD